A portion of the Clupea harengus chromosome 18, Ch_v2.0.2, whole genome shotgun sequence genome contains these proteins:
- the LOC116224611 gene encoding complement C1q tumor necrosis factor-related protein 3-like, with protein MAHTTLFFLALLGCLCLGLASGMRGDSDLTVELRELRVLVKDMEAKLNDFGTKDGNLKALETRLNAMEQQVEKLQSEVQRLGKENQESTKVAFSTSLSSSGEVFLDHSSPNVVYKHIFINAGNAYDSKTGAFTAPVKGLYYFSFSTFGYNNFPGGTILNKNGRLMVSTYEFSTSSDQSDTGGNSVILQLEAGEKVTMTLHKSHVFDNDNHHTTFSGFLLFPL; from the exons ATGGCACACACCACCCTTTTCTTCTTAGCCCTCCTGGGATGCCTGTGTCTGGGCCTGGCGTCTGGAATGAGAGGGGATTCAGACCTGACTGTGGAGCTCAGGGAGCTGAGGGTCCTGGTCAAGGACATGGAGGCCAAGCTGAACGACTTCGGCACTAAAGACGGGAACCTGAAAGCCCTGGAGACACGACTGAATGCCATGGAGCAGCAGGTGGAGAAACTCCAGTCTGAGGTGCAGCGTCTGGGGAAGGAGAACCAAG AATCGACGAAGGTGGCTTTTTCTACATCTCTTTCGTCCTCTGGTGAGGTTTTCCTGGATCACAGTTCCCCAAATGTGGTCTATAAGCATATCTTCATTAATGCTGGAAATGCCTATGACTCCAAAACAG GAGCCTTCACTGCTCCTGTGAAGGGCCTCTACTACTTCAGCTTCAGCACGTTTGGCTACAACAACTTCCCGGGTGGCACTATTCTCAATAAGAATGGACGATTGATGGTCTCGACGTACGAGTTCAGCACCAGCAGCGATCAAAGTGACACTGGAGGGAACTCTGTCATTCTGCAGCTGGAGGCGGGAGAGAAGGTCACCATGACACTGCATAAATCCCATGTGTTCGACAATGACAACCACCATACCACCTTCAGCGGCTTTCTGCTTTTCCCCTTATAG